Proteins found in one Brachyspira murdochii DSM 12563 genomic segment:
- a CDS encoding V-type ATP synthase subunit B has translation MPKAFQKVYTKLVQITKATVSLRAENVGNDEMALVAGRPAQVVKMIGDIVTLQVFQGTEGIPTNAEVVFLGRPPRLKVSELLAGRFFNAYGEPIDGGAEVEGKEVEIGGPSVNPVRRKQPSELIATGIAGIDLNNTLVTGQKIPFFADPDQPYNAVLAQVALRAEADKIILGGMGLSNDDYLSFKNTFTEAGALDKIICFINTTDDPPVERLLIPDMACTAAEYFAVEKKEKVLVLLTDMTLYADALAIVSNKMDQIPSKDSMPGSLYSDLAKIYEKAAQFPDGGSITIIAVTTLNEGDITHAVPDNTGYITEGQLYLRRDSDIGKTIIDPFRSLSRLKQLVIGKKTREDHPAVMNTLVRLYSDAANAKMKKENGFDLTEYDERCLKYAAEYSERLLAIDINIKIDEMLETGWELMGKYFSKAEVGVKESLVEKYGKWSN, from the coding sequence ATGCCTAAAGCATTTCAAAAAGTATATACAAAATTAGTACAGATTACTAAAGCAACTGTATCTTTAAGAGCAGAAAATGTCGGTAACGATGAAATGGCTCTTGTAGCAGGAAGACCTGCTCAGGTTGTAAAAATGATTGGAGATATTGTTACACTTCAGGTTTTCCAAGGTACTGAAGGTATACCTACTAACGCTGAAGTAGTATTCTTAGGCAGACCTCCTAGACTTAAAGTAAGCGAGCTTCTTGCTGGAAGATTCTTTAATGCTTACGGTGAGCCTATTGACGGCGGTGCTGAAGTTGAAGGTAAAGAGGTAGAAATTGGAGGTCCTTCTGTAAACCCTGTAAGAAGAAAACAGCCTTCTGAACTTATTGCTACTGGTATTGCTGGTATTGACCTTAACAATACTCTTGTTACTGGACAGAAAATACCGTTCTTCGCAGACCCAGACCAGCCTTACAACGCAGTTCTTGCTCAGGTAGCATTGAGAGCTGAAGCTGATAAAATCATACTTGGCGGTATGGGACTTTCTAACGATGACTACTTATCATTTAAAAATACATTTACTGAAGCTGGTGCTTTGGATAAAATTATATGTTTCATCAATACTACTGATGACCCTCCAGTAGAAAGACTTTTGATTCCGGATATGGCTTGTACAGCTGCTGAATATTTCGCAGTTGAGAAAAAAGAGAAAGTGCTTGTTCTTCTTACAGACATGACTCTTTATGCCGATGCTTTGGCTATAGTATCAAACAAAATGGATCAAATTCCTTCTAAAGACTCTATGCCGGGTTCACTATATTCTGACCTTGCTAAAATATACGAAAAAGCAGCTCAGTTCCCAGATGGAGGTTCTATTACTATTATTGCTGTTACTACTCTTAACGAAGGTGATATTACTCACGCTGTACCAGACAACACTGGTTACATCACTGAAGGTCAGCTTTATTTAAGACGTGATTCTGATATAGGTAAAACAATCATCGACCCATTCAGAAGTCTTTCACGTTTGAAACAGTTGGTTATAGGTAAGAAAACTAGAGAAGATCACCCTGCTGTAATGAACACTTTGGTTCGTCTTTATTCAGATGCTGCTAATGCTAAAATGAAAAAAGAAAACGGTTTCGACTTGACAGAATACGATGAAAGATGTTTAAAATATGCTGCTGAATATTCTGAAAGATTACTTGCTATAGATATTAACATCAAAATTGATGAGATGTTGGAAACAGGCTGGGAATTGATGGGTAAGTATTTCAGTAAAGCAGAAGTGGGTGTAAAAGAATCATTGGTAGAAAAATACGGCAAATGGTCAAACTAA
- a CDS encoding V-type ATP synthase subunit D: MALKFQYNKTALQNLRRQLTIREKALPTLKSKEAALRLEVRKITAEIELLKEEYQKLVKENQNYNGFWTDFPEIVKIKKINSELKNIAGVKVSILSDIDFAIENVSLFNMPSWIRLAISMFERLMTIQVKIEMTEARLNALAYARKKTTQKVNLYEKVQIPEYKTAIIKIKRYMEDEDNLSKSSQKIVKERNRAKEASL; encoded by the coding sequence ATGGCATTAAAGTTTCAATACAATAAAACGGCTCTTCAAAACCTAAGACGCCAGCTTACTATTCGTGAGAAAGCTCTTCCTACTTTGAAAAGTAAAGAGGCAGCTTTACGTCTTGAGGTTAGAAAGATTACCGCTGAGATTGAATTACTTAAAGAAGAATATCAAAAATTAGTTAAAGAAAATCAAAACTACAATGGATTTTGGACTGATTTCCCAGAAATAGTAAAAATCAAAAAAATCAATTCAGAATTAAAAAACATTGCAGGTGTTAAAGTTTCTATACTATCTGATATAGACTTCGCTATTGAAAATGTCAGCCTTTTTAATATGCCTTCTTGGATTAGACTTGCTATCAGCATGTTTGAACGCCTTATGACTATTCAGGTAAAAATTGAAATGACTGAGGCTAGACTTAATGCTTTGGCTTATGCTAGGAAAAAAACTACTCAGAAAGTTAACCTCTATGAGAAAGTTCAAATCCCAGAATATAAAACTGCTATAATCAAGATTAAAAGGTATATGGAAGACGAAGACAATTTAAGTAAGTCTTCTCAAAAAATAGTTAAAGAAAGAAACAGAGCTAAGGAGGCGTCTTTATGA
- a CDS encoding V-type ATP synthase subunit I: MIRKMKKLSLFVFHEDKEKTLNDLASLGLVHIEIANGVSSEEIDNIAAKKHDASRAKTIINNALADAKKAKKDVSNVKAENTSKKASEVIENVINTSQASDKLKTERDTLKKELSVIAPFGNFSFDKLNDLKEKTGYNTLFYSANAKEYNDYKLSDLKDIFTCTIKEEGGKVYFAAFKKEGTEETLPFDIINMPSKSYNDINARIAELDKEIENNETEIIKNQVYIEAIDKEIDTLNISNHFEEAKESFVASEGTEGKILYVEAYVPKDKESEVKSLLDAKNIAYILEDPSKDDKVPVELKNNKYSGAYELITKLFQLPNYFEIDLTPMIAVFYPLFFAYCFGDSGYGVVLTIVALIGLFTVLKGSLRGVGILALTLGICTTIMGIINGGSVFGVSIPANTQIPLFAALSKYLIITDTKENWFLTPFNTALLIGVLHICFALVVGVVDRIKTSSIGDIFGAIGKLLFIPGLVLWFLGDMQKMEVIKQFSTIYYALIVVGLVFLVILSNVGKKPDVLNSILGVYFAATGIMGDTLSYIRLFALGASGSILALVINQIGMSFKAIPGVGVVIMVVFLVVGHIAIFLLNILGALVHPLRLTFVEFYNNVGFEGGGKEYKPLKKAA; encoded by the coding sequence ATGATTAGAAAAATGAAGAAACTCTCTCTCTTTGTCTTTCATGAGGATAAGGAAAAAACTTTAAATGATTTAGCTTCTCTTGGGCTTGTGCATATAGAAATTGCAAATGGTGTTTCCAGCGAAGAGATAGATAATATCGCTGCTAAAAAACATGATGCTTCAAGAGCTAAAACTATCATTAATAATGCTTTGGCTGATGCTAAAAAAGCTAAAAAAGATGTTTCTAATGTTAAAGCTGAAAATACTTCTAAAAAAGCATCGGAAGTAATAGAAAATGTTATTAATACTTCTCAGGCTTCTGATAAATTAAAAACTGAAAGAGATACGCTTAAAAAAGAATTATCTGTTATAGCTCCTTTCGGTAATTTTAGCTTTGACAAATTGAATGACTTAAAAGAAAAAACTGGATATAATACTTTATTCTATAGTGCTAATGCTAAAGAATATAATGATTATAAACTTTCAGACCTTAAAGATATATTTACTTGCACTATCAAAGAAGAGGGCGGAAAAGTTTATTTTGCTGCTTTCAAAAAAGAAGGTACTGAAGAAACACTTCCTTTTGATATTATCAATATGCCTTCAAAATCTTATAATGATATAAATGCAAGAATAGCCGAACTTGATAAGGAAATCGAAAATAATGAAACAGAGATTATCAAAAATCAAGTATATATAGAAGCTATTGATAAAGAAATAGATACTCTTAATATATCTAATCACTTTGAAGAGGCTAAAGAAAGTTTTGTTGCTAGCGAAGGTACTGAAGGCAAAATACTTTATGTAGAAGCTTATGTACCTAAAGATAAAGAAAGTGAAGTAAAATCTTTATTAGATGCTAAAAATATAGCTTATATATTGGAAGACCCTAGTAAAGATGATAAAGTACCTGTTGAACTTAAAAACAATAAATATTCAGGTGCTTATGAGCTTATTACTAAATTATTCCAATTGCCGAATTATTTCGAGATAGATTTAACTCCTATGATAGCTGTTTTCTATCCGTTATTCTTTGCTTATTGTTTCGGCGATTCTGGTTATGGTGTAGTATTAACTATAGTTGCTTTGATAGGCTTATTCACTGTATTAAAGGGAAGTTTAAGAGGAGTAGGTATACTTGCTCTAACATTGGGTATATGTACTACTATTATGGGTATCATTAATGGAGGAAGTGTATTTGGTGTAAGCATACCTGCCAACACTCAAATACCTTTATTTGCTGCTTTAAGTAAATATTTGATTATTACTGATACTAAAGAAAATTGGTTCTTAACTCCATTTAATACTGCATTGCTTATAGGCGTACTTCATATATGTTTCGCTTTGGTTGTTGGTGTTGTAGACAGAATCAAAACCAGCTCTATAGGCGATATATTTGGTGCTATAGGTAAACTTCTATTTATACCGGGACTTGTTTTATGGTTCCTTGGCGATATGCAGAAAATGGAAGTTATTAAACAATTCAGCACTATATATTATGCTTTAATAGTTGTTGGTTTGGTATTCTTAGTAATACTTTCTAATGTTGGTAAAAAACCAGATGTGTTAAACTCTATACTTGGTGTGTACTTCGCTGCTACTGGTATAATGGGTGATACACTTTCATACATACGTTTGTTTGCTTTAGGTGCTTCTGGTTCTATATTAGCATTGGTAATAAACCAAATAGGTATGAGTTTCAAAGCTATACCGGGTGTTGGTGTGGTAATAATGGTGGTATTCCTTGTAGTAGGTCATATTGCTATATTCTTACTAAACATACTTGGTGCTTTGGTACACCCTTTGAGATTAACATTTGTAGAGTTCTACAATAACGTTGGTTTTGAAGGCGGCGGTAAAGAGTATAAGCCTCTTAAAAAAGCGGCTTGA
- a CDS encoding V-type ATP synthase subunit K: MGFTMNTALLLGYLGAGLMVGMSGIGSAVGTSISAMTTVGALKKNKDAFGSCLVLSALPGTQGLYGFAAFFIMQPYLTADISIFQGAAILGAGIAVGLACMVSAIFQGKVCANGVEAIGNGYDVFGNTIIVAVFPELYAIVSFATAFLISGVLGA, encoded by the coding sequence ATGGGTTTTACAATGAACACAGCACTTTTATTAGGATATTTAGGTGCAGGCTTAATGGTAGGTATGTCTGGTATTGGTAGTGCGGTTGGTACTTCTATTTCTGCTATGACTACAGTTGGTGCTTTAAAGAAAAACAAAGATGCTTTCGGCAGCTGTCTTGTTTTAAGTGCTTTGCCTGGTACACAAGGTCTTTATGGTTTTGCTGCTTTCTTCATTATGCAGCCTTATTTGACAGCTGATATAAGCATATTCCAAGGTGCTGCTATATTAGGTGCTGGTATTGCTGTTGGTTTAGCTTGTATGGTTTCTGCTATATTCCAAGGTAAAGTTTGTGCTAATGGTGTTGAAGCTATAGGTAATGGTTATGATGTATTTGGTAACACTATCATCGTTGCTGTATTCCCAGAACTTTACGCTATCGTTTCTTTCGCTACTGCATTCTTAATCAGCGGTGTTTTAGGTGCTTAA
- the gap gene encoding type I glyceraldehyde-3-phosphate dehydrogenase encodes MAVKVAINGFGRIGRLVFQALVERGLLGKEIDVVGVVDVSTDAQYFAYQLKYDSVHGRMKADISHEGEDVLVVNGNKIKCIKAAPLNQLEQLPWKDLGVEFVIESTGLYTEKEKAEGHIKAGAKKVIISAPGKGDLRTFVYGVNHEEYDPANHHVVSNASCTTNCLAPLVHVLLKEGIGIETGLMTTIHSYTATQKTVDGPSKKDWRGGRAAAVNTIPSTTGAAKAVGEVLPSTKGKLTGMSFRVATPDVSVVDLTFRSEKETSIKEIDALMKKASETYMKGVLGYCDEELVSSDFIHDNRSSIYDSLATTQNNLKDEKRFFKIVSWYDNEWGYSNRVVDLLLYMYNKK; translated from the coding sequence ATGGCTGTAAAAGTAGCAATAAATGGTTTCGGACGTATCGGACGTCTAGTTTTTCAGGCATTGGTAGAACGCGGTTTATTAGGCAAAGAAATTGATGTAGTTGGTGTAGTAGATGTTAGTACAGACGCACAGTACTTTGCTTATCAATTAAAATATGACTCAGTTCATGGCAGAATGAAAGCAGACATTAGTCATGAAGGTGAAGATGTATTGGTAGTTAATGGAAATAAAATAAAATGTATTAAAGCAGCTCCATTAAATCAGTTAGAACAGCTTCCTTGGAAAGATTTGGGAGTTGAATTCGTTATAGAATCTACTGGTCTTTATACAGAAAAAGAAAAAGCAGAAGGACACATTAAAGCAGGTGCTAAAAAAGTTATTATTTCTGCTCCTGGTAAAGGCGATTTAAGAACTTTTGTTTATGGTGTAAACCATGAAGAATATGATCCTGCTAATCATCATGTAGTATCTAATGCTTCTTGTACTACTAACTGTTTAGCTCCATTAGTACATGTACTTCTTAAAGAAGGTATCGGTATAGAAACAGGTCTTATGACTACTATACACTCTTATACTGCTACTCAAAAAACAGTAGATGGTCCTTCTAAAAAAGACTGGAGAGGCGGACGTGCTGCTGCTGTAAACACAATACCTTCTACTACTGGTGCTGCTAAAGCTGTTGGTGAAGTATTACCTTCTACTAAAGGTAAATTAACAGGTATGAGTTTCAGAGTTGCTACTCCGGATGTATCTGTTGTAGACTTAACTTTCAGAAGTGAAAAAGAAACTTCTATCAAAGAAATTGATGCTTTAATGAAAAAAGCTTCTGAAACTTATATGAAAGGTGTTTTAGGTTATTGTGATGAAGAGCTAGTATCCAGCGACTTCATACATGATAACAGAAGTTCTATCTATGACTCTTTAGCTACTACTCAAAATAACTTAAAAGATGAAAAAAGATTCTTCAAAATCGTTTCTTGGTATGACAATGAATGGGGTTATTCTAACAGAGTAGTTGATTTATTATTATATATGTATAACAAAAAATAA
- a CDS encoding phosphoglycerate kinase: MKKTVKDIDIKGKKVIMRVDFNVPLDKETSSKITDTTRVDAAMPTIEYILSQGACLILMSHLGRPKGEPNPKYSLKPVYDYLKTKLPNNKVEFAKDCIGEEVKKQASELKAGDVLLLENLRYHAEEEKNDPAFSKQLADLADVYVNDAFGTAHRAHASTAGIVSAKAGMPAVAGFLMEKEIKYLGDAVANPARPFVAIIGGAKVSSKISVLKNLLNKVDTLIVVGGMAYTFLKAQGLEIGSSLCEDDYISTAKEIMDKAKELNKTLYLPVDNVIADKFDNDANIKVVDSNAIPAGWMGMDVGPKTLKELEDILKNAKTVVWNGPLGVFEMSNFAKGTFEVAKFIANSDCVSIIGGGDSVSAVNKSGVADKMTHVSTGGGASLEFLEGIELPGIAVLQDK; the protein is encoded by the coding sequence ATGAAAAAAACAGTAAAAGATATTGATATTAAAGGTAAAAAAGTAATAATGAGAGTGGACTTTAATGTACCGCTTGATAAAGAAACTAGTTCAAAAATTACAGACACTACAAGAGTAGACGCTGCTATGCCTACTATAGAATATATACTTTCTCAAGGTGCTTGCCTTATACTTATGAGCCATTTAGGAAGACCTAAGGGAGAGCCTAATCCTAAATATTCTCTTAAACCAGTTTATGATTATTTGAAAACTAAACTTCCGAATAATAAAGTAGAATTTGCTAAAGACTGTATAGGAGAAGAAGTTAAAAAACAGGCTTCTGAACTTAAAGCAGGCGATGTACTTTTACTTGAAAACTTAAGATACCATGCAGAAGAAGAAAAAAATGATCCGGCATTCTCAAAACAATTAGCTGATTTGGCTGATGTTTATGTTAATGATGCTTTCGGTACTGCACACAGAGCACATGCTTCTACAGCTGGAATAGTATCTGCTAAAGCTGGTATGCCTGCTGTTGCCGGATTCTTAATGGAAAAAGAAATTAAATATTTAGGCGATGCTGTTGCTAATCCTGCTCGTCCTTTTGTTGCTATAATAGGCGGAGCTAAAGTTTCTTCAAAAATTTCTGTACTTAAAAACTTACTTAACAAAGTTGATACTTTAATAGTTGTAGGAGGTATGGCTTATACTTTCCTTAAAGCTCAAGGATTGGAAATAGGTTCTTCTTTATGCGAAGATGATTATATATCTACTGCTAAAGAGATTATGGATAAAGCAAAAGAATTAAATAAGACTTTATATTTGCCTGTTGATAATGTTATAGCTGATAAATTTGATAATGATGCTAATATAAAAGTAGTAGATTCTAATGCTATACCTGCAGGCTGGATGGGTATGGACGTTGGACCTAAAACTTTGAAAGAGCTTGAAGATATACTTAAAAATGCTAAAACAGTTGTTTGGAACGGACCATTAGGTGTGTTTGAAATGTCTAATTTTGCTAAAGGTACATTTGAAGTAGCTAAATTTATAGCTAATTCTGATTGTGTAAGCATTATCGGCGGAGGTGATAGTGTATCTGCTGTTAATAAATCAGGTGTTGCTGATAAGATGACACATGTATCTACAGGCGGCGGAGCTTCTTTAGAGTTCCTAGAAGGAATTGAATTACCAGGTATCGCAGTATTACAGGACAAATAA
- the argJ gene encoding bifunctional ornithine acetyltransferase/N-acetylglutamate synthase — protein sequence MYDIPLGFSSAAVKSGLKNNDYDLAVIKSEPPSVVSALYTQNSFQAAPIIFSKKNDKNNIDLLIVNSKIANSLTGKKGYDDVLDIAKYASEVFNIKKENILTASTGVIGEYLDTKKIKEGIKKASNSMKFDFDNIARAIQTRDKFNKIYTSSMEVSGKTARFYAAAKGSSIVHPNMATVLLFIFTDLNVEKTALGKAFKEAVNKTLNRISIDGETSTNDMALIMANGALNNKPITERNKKLFKELKNKLDEICAYLAKMIILDGEGMTRTIIVSVKRAKTQNDAFYAAQKIAVSNLVKILFLSKNPNFEKILSVLGNINININNLSLQVNDVYIYRNGVINKNKEDIAKLKKDIDSERKENYITIDLGFNTKYEDYYYFTDLTQEYISIHSSYNI from the coding sequence ATGTATGATATACCTCTGGGGTTTTCATCTGCTGCTGTAAAATCTGGTCTTAAAAATAATGATTATGATTTGGCTGTTATAAAAAGCGAGCCTCCTAGTGTGGTATCAGCACTTTATACTCAAAATAGTTTTCAGGCTGCTCCGATTATTTTTTCAAAAAAGAATGATAAAAATAATATAGATTTACTTATAGTAAACAGTAAAATAGCAAATTCTCTTACAGGAAAAAAAGGCTATGATGATGTATTAGATATAGCTAAATATGCTTCAGAAGTTTTTAACATAAAAAAAGAAAATATATTAACGGCTTCTACTGGAGTTATCGGCGAATATCTTGATACAAAAAAAATCAAAGAAGGAATTAAAAAAGCAAGTAATTCTATGAAATTTGATTTTGATAACATTGCAAGAGCTATTCAGACCAGAGATAAATTTAATAAAATATACACTTCAAGTATGGAAGTATCAGGTAAAACAGCAAGATTTTATGCAGCTGCTAAAGGAAGTTCTATAGTTCACCCTAATATGGCTACGGTTTTACTTTTTATATTTACTGACTTGAATGTAGAAAAAACGGCACTTGGTAAGGCATTTAAAGAGGCTGTGAATAAAACGTTAAATAGAATATCTATAGACGGTGAAACTTCTACTAATGATATGGCACTCATTATGGCTAATGGTGCTTTAAATAATAAGCCTATCACTGAAAGAAATAAAAAGCTATTTAAAGAATTAAAAAATAAATTAGATGAAATTTGTGCATATCTTGCCAAAATGATAATACTTGACGGCGAAGGTATGACAAGAACTATAATCGTATCAGTAAAAAGGGCTAAAACGCAGAATGATGCTTTTTATGCAGCTCAGAAAATAGCTGTTTCAAATTTGGTAAAGATATTATTTCTTTCTAAAAATCCTAATTTTGAAAAAATATTATCTGTTTTGGGAAATATTAATATCAATATAAATAATTTATCACTACAGGTTAATGATGTTTATATATATAGAAATGGGGTAATTAATAAAAATAAAGAAGATATAGCAAAGCTAAAAAAAGATATTGATAGTGAAAGAAAAGAAAATTATATAACTATAGATTTGGGCTTCAATACCAAATATGAAGATTATTATTATTTTACCGATTTAACTCAGGAATATATATCAATACATTCGTCTTACAATATATAA